A stretch of Triticum aestivum cultivar Chinese Spring chromosome 1D, IWGSC CS RefSeq v2.1, whole genome shotgun sequence DNA encodes these proteins:
- the LOC123182707 gene encoding anthocyanidin 5,3-O-glucosyltransferase, protein MAAAAASASAKTFVLYPSLGVGHLNPMVELAKHLLRRGHSAVLAVVDPPDGDPTSAAAVARLAEANPSIAFRLLPAPPSPDPAAHPIKRAHDTLRLANPVLGGFLRALPAPADALLLDMFCVDALDVAAELALPAYFFFASAASDFAIFLNMPYLYPGLPSFKDMGDTLVHSPGMRSVRAVDMPLSVQDKESDMTKTRMYQFKRIAEGRGVLVNSFDWLEPTALKALADGVCVPGRPTPRVFCIGPLVNDGKKSGDGETRHECLAWLDAQPERSVVFLCFGSIGAVSAAQLREIAYGLESSGHRFLWVVRSPPADPADVFQPRPEPDLDALLPEGFMERTRDRGMVLKMWAPQAEVLRHAATGAFVTHCGWNSALEAIMAGVPMICYPMYAEQALNKVFMVEEMKIAVPLEGYEKRMVKAEEIEAKLRLVMETGEGRKLRETLATARKMASDAIGDGGSSEVAFSEFLRDLENGGCNN, encoded by the coding sequence atggctgcggcggcggcatCGGCGTCGGCGAAGACGTTCGTGCTCTACCCATCGCTGGGCGTGGGCCACCTGAACCCCATGGTGGAGCTGGCCAAGCACCTGCTCCGCCGCGGCCACAGCGCCGTCCTCGCCGTCGTCGACCCGCCCGACGGCGACCCCACCTCGGCCGCCGCGGTGGCGCGCCTCGCCGAGGCCAACCCCTCCATCGCCTTCCGGCTCCTCCCGGCCCCGCCCAGCCCGGACCCCGCCGCGCACCCCATCAAGCGCGCCCACGACACGCTCCGCCTCGCCAACCCCGTGCTCGGGGGCTTCCTGCGCGCGCTGCCGGCCCCCGCCGACGCGCTCCTGCTCGACATGTTCTGCGTCGACGCGCTCGACGTCGCCGCCGAGCTCGCCCTCCCCGCCTACTTCTTCTTCGCCTCCGCCGCCAGCGACTTCGCCATCTTCCTCAACATGCCGTACCTCTACCCCGGCCTGCCGTCCTTCAAGGATATGGGCGACACGCTCGTGCACAGCCCCGGCATGCGCTCGGTCCGCGCGGTGGACATGCCACTGTCGGTGCAGGACAAGGAGAGCGACATGACCAAAACCCGGATGTACCAGTTCAAGCGCATCGCGGAGGGGAGGGGCGTGCTGGTCAACAGCTTCGACTGGCTGGAGCCCACGGCCCTGAAGGCGCTCGCCGACGGCGTCTGCGTGCCCGGCCGGCCGACCCCCAGGGTGTTCTGCATCGGGCCATTGGTCAACGACGGCAAGAAGAGCGGGGACGGCGAGACGCGGCACGAGTGCCTCGCGTGGCTGGACGCGCAGCCGGAGCGGAGCGTGGTGTTCCTCTGCTTCGGCAGCATCGGCGCCGTGTCCGCGGCGCAGCTGAGGGAGATAGCTTATGGGCTGGAGAGCTCCGGCCATCGCTTCCTGTGGGTCGTACGGAGCCCGCCTGCGGACCCGGCCGACGTCTTCCAGCCGCGCCCGGAGCCAGACCTGGACGCGCTCCTCCCCGAGGGGTTCATGGAGAGGACGCGAGACAGAGGCATGGTGCTGAAGATGTGGGCGCCGCAGGCGGAGGTGCTGCGGCACGCCGCCACCGGCGCCTTCGTGACGCACTGCGGCTGGAACTCGGCGCTGGAGGCGATCATGGCCGGGGTGCCGATGATATGCTATCCGATGTACGCCGAGCAGGCgttgaacaaggtgttcatggtgGAGGAGATGAAGATCGCCGTGCCGTTGGAGGGGTACGAGAAGAGAATGGTGAAGGCGGAGGAGATAGAGGCTAAGCTGAGGCTGGTGATGGAGACTGGGGAAGGGAGGAAGCTCAGGGAGACGCTTGCGACGGCGAGGAAGATGGCGTCGGACGCCATCGGCGACGGCGGGTCTTCCGAAGTGGCATTCTCCGAGTTCTTGAGAGATTTGGAGAATGGAGGATGCAACAATTGA
- the LOC123182706 gene encoding anthocyanidin 5,3-O-glucosyltransferase, with protein sequence MEAANPNPTVVLHACLGVGHLIPMVELAKLFLGRGVPVVIAVPTPPASTADFFSSSAFAAAAIEAANPSIAFHHLPPPDYPDPNPHPFLQMLDLLRLTVPSLLAFLRSLPSVAALVLDLFCIDSLDAAAQAGVPAYIYYTSSAGDLAAFLHLPRHFATTEGSFKDMGKAPLRFPGVPPIPASDMPHTVMDRADPICTIRIGHYGRIPEARGVLVNTYEWLEARAVGALREGVCVPGRPTPPVYCIGPLIVSDSAAAQGERHACLSWLDAQPERSVVFLCFGSMGAVSAAELKEIAHGLENSGHRFLWVVRTPPADPAKFFLPRPEPDLDALLPEGFTERTRDRGVVLKMWAPQVEVLRHAATGAFVTHCGWNSVLEAASAGVPMLCWPQYAEQRLNKVFVVDEMKVGVVMEGYDEELVKAEEVEKKVRLVMESEEGEKLRERLALAKEKAAEALADSGPSTMAFAEFLKDSKLLK encoded by the coding sequence ATGGAGGCGGCCAACCCCAATCCCACCGTGGTGCTGCACGCCTGCCTGGGCGTGGGCCACCTCATCCCCATGGTGGAGCTCGCCAAGCTCTTCCTCGGCCGCGGCGTCCCCGTCGTCATCGCCGTCCCGACCCCGCCGGCATCCACCGCCgacttcttctcctcctccgccttcgccgccgccgccatcgaagCCGCCAACCCTTCCATCGCCTTCCACCACCTCCCGCCCCCGGACTACCCCGACCCCAACCCCCACCCCTTCCTGCAGATGCTCGACCTGCTCCGCCTCACCGTGCCGTCCCTGCTCGCCTTCCTCCGCTCCCTCCCCTCCGTCGCCGCGCTCGTCCTCGACCTCTTCTGCATCGActccctcgacgccgccgcccaggCCGGCGTCCCGGCGTACATCTACTACAcctcctccgccggcgacctcgcgGCGTTCCTCCACCTGCCCCGCCACTTCGCCACCACGGAGGGGAGCTTCAAGGACATGGGCAAGGCGCCCCTCCGCTTCCCCGGGGTCCCGCCGATCCCGGCGTCCGACATGCCGCACACCGTGATGGATCGCGCGGACCCGATCTGCACCATCAGGATCGGGCACTACGGGCGCATCCCGGAGGCCAGGGGGGTGCTGGTCAACACCTACGAGTGGCTGGAGGCGAGGGCCGTGGGGGCGCTCAGGGAGGGCGTGTGCGTCCCcggccgcccgaccccgccggtgtACTGCATCGGGCCGCTGATCGtctcggactcggcggcggcgcaaGGCGAGCGGCACGCGTGCTTGTCATGGCTGGACGCGCAGCCGGAGCGGAGCGTGGTGTTCCTCTGCTTCGGCAGCATGGGCGCCGTGTCGGCGGCGGAGCTGAAGGAGATAGCGCACGGGCTGGAGAACTCCGGCCACCGCTTCCTGTGGGTAGTGCGCACCCCTCCGGCCGACCCGGCCAAATTCTTCCTGCCGCGTCCGGAGCCAGACCTGGACGCGCTCCTCCCCGAGGGGTTCACGGAGAGGACACGAGACAGGGGGGTGGTGCTGAAGATGTGGGCGCCGCAGGTGGAGGTGCTGCGGCACGCCGCCACCGGCGCGTTTGTGACACACTGCGGGTGGAACTCCGTCCTGGAAGCGGCGTCGGCCGGGGTGCCGATGCTGTGCTGGCCGCAGTACGCGGAGCAGAGGCTGAACAAGGTGTTCGTGGTGGACGAGATGAAGGTCGGGGTGGTGATGGAGGGATACGATGAGGAGCTTGTGAAGGCtgaggaggtggagaagaaggTGAGGCTGGTGATGGAGTCAGAGGAAGGGGAGAAGCTGAGGGAGAGGCTGGCATTGGCCAAGGAGAAGGCTGCCGAAGCGCTGGCAGACAGCGGGCCGTCAACGATGGCGTTTGCTGAATTCTTGAAGGATTCAAAGCTCTTGAAGTGA